The genomic region GCAGGGAGGTTCACCAGGTGCCAGGCGCGCGCCGTGAGGCCCTGGACCGAGCTGCCCGCGACCGTCTGCGCGCGGCGGAGCAGCGCCGTGGCCAGCGAGAAGTAGTCGCTGCGCACCAGGTCCTCGGCGCGCGGGGCGACCGCGCGCTCGGCGGCGTCGAAGGCCTGCCGCCACAGCGGTGCGGGCGGCGGGGGTTTGCGGGGTGCGTTCATCGCCGGCGAACCCCGTGGGTCACCTGCGCGATGTCGGGCACGTGGTCCAACCTGGTCACGATCGTCTGCCTCCCCGTAGAACTGCGGGTCCTCGTGGTCCGGAATGCCGCCCTACCCGCCCGGGAGGTGGCCTACCCCACATCACGGCTACGGTCGCCGGACGGACACGACAGGCAGACAGAGCACGACGAAGGGGAGCCCGACCATGGCAGACCGCACGATCCTGGAGATGTTCCGGCTGGACGGCCGGGTGGCGATCGTGACGGGGGCGTCCTCGGGTCTGGGCGCCGTCTTCGCGCGGACCCTCGCGGAGGCGGGGGCCGACGTCGTCCTCGCGGCCCGGCGCGTCGACCGCCTGGCCGACACGCAGCAGGCCGTGGAGGCCGCCGGCCGGCGGGCGATCTCCGTGCGCACCGACGTGGCCCTGCCGGAGGACTGCCAGGGTCTCGTCGACGCCGCGATGGCGGAGTTCGGCAAGGTCGACATCCTGGTGAACAACGCGGGCATCGGGACTGCCGCGCCGGCCACCCGCGAGACCCCCGAGCAGTTCCGCCAGGTCATCGACGTGAACCTCAACGGCTGCTACTGGATGGCCCAGGCCTGCGGACGCGTCATGCAGCCGGGCAGTTCCATCGTCAACATCTCCAGCGTGCTGGGGCTCACCACCGCGAGCCTGCCGCAGGCGGCCTACGCGGCCAGCAAGGCGGGGCTCATCGGGCTCACCCGCGACCTCGCCCAGCAGTGGACCGGCCGCAAGGGCATCCGGGTGAACGCCCTGGCACCGGGGTTCTTCACTTCCGAGATGACCGATCAGTACCCCGAGGGCTACCTGGAGTCGCAGTTGACGCGCGTGCTCGTCGGCCGCAAGGGCGACCCGGAGGAGCTCGCCGCCGCCCTGATCTTCCTGGTCAGTGACGCCGGCGGGTACGTCACCGGCACGACCATCCCGGTCGAGGGCGGGATGCTGACCAGC from Blastococcus colisei harbors:
- a CDS encoding SDR family NAD(P)-dependent oxidoreductase — protein: MADRTILEMFRLDGRVAIVTGASSGLGAVFARTLAEAGADVVLAARRVDRLADTQQAVEAAGRRAISVRTDVALPEDCQGLVDAAMAEFGKVDILVNNAGIGTAAPATRETPEQFRQVIDVNLNGCYWMAQACGRVMQPGSSIVNISSVLGLTTASLPQAAYAASKAGLIGLTRDLAQQWTGRKGIRVNALAPGFFTSEMTDQYPEGYLESQLTRVLVGRKGDPEELAAALIFLVSDAGGYVTGTTIPVEGGMLTS